The DNA window GTCACCCCGACCGTTACACCGTGGTCAAGGGGGACACGCTCTGGGATATTTCAGGACGGTTTCTGAATGAGCCCTGGTACTGGCCCGAAATCTGGCAGGTCAACCCGCAGGTGGACAATCCGCATCTGATCTATCCAGGCGATACGCTGGCGCTGGTGTACGTTGACGGTCAGCCCCGGATCACCAAAGTCCAGAGCGAGCCAGGTGTCGTCCGGTTGTCGCCGAAAGTCCGCTCCACGCCGATCCAGACGCCCGTACCGACCATTCCCCTTGATGCGATTGAAGCCTTTTTGGGCAAGACCCGCATTGTCGCTGAAGAAGACCTGGCGAACGCGCCCTACGTACTCCAGGGGCGTGACGGACGCCTGGTCAGCGGCGCAGGTGATCGAGTGTATGCCCGTGGCAAAAGCAAGGGACAGAAAGTACTGGGAGTGTTCCGCCGCTCCCAGGCCTATTACGATCCCGAAACTGAGGAGTTCCTCGGACTGGAAGCGAAAGCGGTTGGCCAGGGCAAAGTGGCATCTCAGGATGGTGAAGTTATCAGCCTGGATCTGACCCAGACCCAAGAAGAAGTGGTTCAGAACGATCGGCTGCTGCCGACGGCTGACGCACCGATCACCACCAATTTCGAGCCCAGCGCACCGGACGAACAGATCCGCGGCGTGATGATCGCGGTAGATGGCGGCGTCAAGAATATCGGCCAGTACGACGTGGTTACCCTCAATCGGGGTGCCCGCGAAGGCCTTGAGCCCGGCGATGTCCTGGCTGTGTTCAAGAAGGGAGAAGTTATTCGAGACCCCAATACCCGGGAACTGGTCGAACTGCCATCCGAGCGTGCCGGCTTGCTGATGGTCTTTCAGACATACGAAAAACTGAGCTACGGGCTGGTGTTGAAAGCGACCCGACCGCTGGCGCTGCTGGATGAAGTCAGAAACCCCAACTGATAACCCGGGGTTTCGAATAACCGCTACCGATCGTCCGGTAGCGGTTTTTTTCGTTTGGGCTGCGCCGTCGGTTGCTGCCCACCCGGCCCCGGGCACCAACCAATGCAACGTTCGCTAATGAAGCTGGAACTCAGCTCGGGTAAACTGGTTCGGCGAGGCAAGGAATCTGCCTGACCCGCTCGAGGCTGACGGTCCAGCCGCAGCCCAAACACCAGTGACAGGGACGTGATTATGAACGAACGGGAAGTGCCCCGCCGTGGGCTGGCCCTGGCTCTTTTGCCCCACGCGGGACCGCAGTTCTGGCAGCGAGTGCTGGACCATTGGGGTGATCCGCTGGCCGTTCTGAGCGCCTCAGCCTCCAACCTGAAAGCCATCGGACTTCGCTCGCCGGGCCAGGAGGCGGTTCGTGCATGGCAGAATCAGGATCTCAGCCATCCCTTTCTCCAGCGTATAGAACAGGCCGGGCGTGTCTGCGAAGACTTGCAGGTGACACTGCTGGCCTGGACGGATCCACGATACCCCGCCGCCCTGCGGCAGATTCATACCCCGCCCGTCGCCCTCTTTGTGCGGGGTAACGTCGAATGCCTGGGCAGCAGACAACTCGCGGTGGTCGGCAGTCGTCGCGCCACGAGGGACGGGCTCAGCAATGCCCGGCAGTTTGCCCGGGCCGTCGTTGGCCATCGGCTGGCGATCACCAGTGGGCTCGCGCTGGGCATAGACGGCGCAGCCCATGAGGGCGCGCTGGATGGCGATGGCACCACAATAGCGGTACTGGGGACGGGGATCGACACCCTGTACCCGGCCCACCATAAGGATCTGGCCGAACGCATCGTCGCGGGCGGCGGCGCTATAGTCGCAGAATTGCCGCCCGGCAGCCCACCGCGAGCCGGGCATTTTCCCCGGCGCAATCGTATAATCAGCGGCCTGGCCCAGGGCGTACTGGTGGTTGAGGCAAGCCTCGCCAGCGGCTCGCTGATCACTGCCCGGCTGGCCCTGGAACAGGGCCGCGATGTGCTGGCCATACCGGGGTCGATCCATAATCCCCAGGCCCGTGGCTGCCATAGGCTGATCCGCGACGGTGCCTGCCTGGTGGAGACTGTGGATGACATTCTGGCGGAGCTCAACACCTGGACGCCTGCGTTGTCTTTCGGCGATCCGGTGCCGCAAGCCGAGACCGGAACGGCTGGTCTGATGCTCGAGGCACCGCAAGGCACTGCCGGCCAGGTCTGGTTGCAGTTGGGCCTGGACGCCCGTGACACTGACGACCTCGTGGCCCAGACCGGGCTCGATGCAGGCAGCCTTTTGCAGGCCTTGCTGGAGCTTGAGCTGGAGGGACATATCGAGGCGGTACCCGGCGGCTACCGGCGTGTGCCTGCGTCGAGCATTGCCCGCGCGGAACCTTTCATTGACTGTAGCGAGACCAGATGCCCAATCCGACCCTGACCTGGCACGCGCGC is part of the Hydrocarboniclastica marina genome and encodes:
- a CDS encoding LysM peptidoglycan-binding domain-containing protein, with product MMRKLLCTVTAVLLLAGPGAQAEPELRDGHPDRYTVVKGDTLWDISGRFLNEPWYWPEIWQVNPQVDNPHLIYPGDTLALVYVDGQPRITKVQSEPGVVRLSPKVRSTPIQTPVPTIPLDAIEAFLGKTRIVAEEDLANAPYVLQGRDGRLVSGAGDRVYARGKSKGQKVLGVFRRSQAYYDPETEEFLGLEAKAVGQGKVASQDGEVISLDLTQTQEEVVQNDRLLPTADAPITTNFEPSAPDEQIRGVMIAVDGGVKNIGQYDVVTLNRGAREGLEPGDVLAVFKKGEVIRDPNTRELVELPSERAGLLMVFQTYEKLSYGLVLKATRPLALLDEVRNPN
- the dprA gene encoding DNA-processing protein DprA — encoded protein: MNEREVPRRGLALALLPHAGPQFWQRVLDHWGDPLAVLSASASNLKAIGLRSPGQEAVRAWQNQDLSHPFLQRIEQAGRVCEDLQVTLLAWTDPRYPAALRQIHTPPVALFVRGNVECLGSRQLAVVGSRRATRDGLSNARQFARAVVGHRLAITSGLALGIDGAAHEGALDGDGTTIAVLGTGIDTLYPAHHKDLAERIVAGGGAIVAELPPGSPPRAGHFPRRNRIISGLAQGVLVVEASLASGSLITARLALEQGRDVLAIPGSIHNPQARGCHRLIRDGACLVETVDDILAELNTWTPALSFGDPVPQAETGTAGLMLEAPQGTAGQVWLQLGLDARDTDDLVAQTGLDAGSLLQALLELELEGHIEAVPGGYRRVPASSIARAEPFIDCSETRCPIRP